In one Asterias amurensis chromosome 9, ASM3211899v1 genomic region, the following are encoded:
- the LOC139942134 gene encoding cholecystokinin receptor type A-like — translation MEYELATTSYNMTLDNTTSVWTTDAPEPPYRLVLWIILESIIGSLGVIGNGLVLVVFFRSKSRNLVNLFIINQSMIDFTSSLVYLLIHLGPKVQLIPGNPVHSILCKVWVSEYVMWSLFISSSANLVCITLERYIATMKPAWYRKKVVAVKKRIVVVAACVWAFGFLIDAIWAAVQEVLPGNLCVPIYSSPASQAISGITIFFVTYLGPLSVMAFSYTSIVRKLRQQTAKVQAQSPARTLSSRVNATEPRSVQGSLLNNKRNARANNTRSRATRNVIKTMMIVSATYAITWAPIAFNYLIFNLGGPLDFTSVWYEVTKLFVHANMCANPFIYAMQYRQFQIGLKRLCCCCKKELDNRDLTVSVLGPTSGT, via the coding sequence ATGGAGTACGAGTTGGCAACTACCAGCTATAATATGACTCTGGATAACACCACCAGTGTGTGGACAACGGATGCACCAGAGCCCCCGTACAGACTGGTTCTATGGATAATCTTAGAGAGCATCATTGGTTCACTTGGCGTCATTGGTAATGGGCTCGTACTTGTTGTATTTTTTCGAAGTAAGTCTAGAAATCTTGTGAATCTATTCATTATAAATCAATCTATGATTGATTTCACAAGCTCCTTAGTATATCTACTGATCCATCTTGGACCTAAAGTGCAACTTATACCAGGCAACCCAGTGCACTCAATCCTCTGCAAAGTTTGGGTATCTGAATATGTCATGTGGTCTCTCTTTATATCATCAAGCGCTAACCTGGTATGCATTACACTTGAACGCTATATtgcaaccatgaagccagcctgGTATAGGAAGAAAGTTGTAGCAGTCAAGAAAAggattgttgttgttgctgcatgTGTCTGGGCCTTTGGATTTCTTATTGATGCTATTTGGGCAGCAGTACAGGAGGTCTTACCAGGTAACTTATGCGTACCCATCTACTCATCTCCTGCGTCACAAGCTATTAGTGGCATCACCATCTTCTTTGTTACGTACCTGGGACCTTTATCCGTAATGGCGTTTAGTTATACAAGTATCGTACGTAAATTAAGACAACAGACAGCGAAAGTACAGGCCCAATCTCCGGCTAGGACTCTATCTAGTCGTGTGAATGCTACTGAACCAAGATCTGTACAAGGTTCTCTACTTAACAATAAACGAAATGCTCGAGCTAATAACACACGATCTAGAGCAACAAGAAATGTGATTAAAACTATGATGATTGTCTCAGCAACATATGCCATTACTTGGGCTCCCATAGCCTTCAACTACCTCATCTTTAACTTAGGTGGACCTTTAGATTTTACAAGTGTTTGGTATGAAGTTACCAAACTTTTCGTTCACGCTAATATGTGTGCAAATCCCTTCATTTATGCTATGCAGTACAGACAGTTTCAAATTGGTTTAAAacgtttgtgttgttgttgcaaAAAGGAGTTGGACAATCGTGACCTGACGGTATCGGTCTTGGGGCCGACCTCCGGAACATAG